The proteins below come from a single Halobacteriovorax sp. DA5 genomic window:
- the folE2 gene encoding GTP cyclohydrolase FolE2, translating to MKNIEALRNSREDILNCQIKDETGLNDFQKTANEVHIAIPKVGIERFRIPLNFEHRDGTVRSTDAQASMFVFLEAHKTGANMSRFCNILQAEGLEKNVNNEFFATVLRRYRTDLRDYDTEPLIPQAHLTLDFNYPVKQQSLKSGNWGWQYYKVSMEGVEGRDGIPLINLTMEYEYSSTCPCSLSMSKQYEEQYRNGETTEGSGIASAHSQRSVATITVTYKAESKFHLEDLVDLMRIALPTETQSLVKRLDEQAFAILNGDNPMFVEHSTRRISEVLNSAEEILDWQAKVEHLESLHSHNAVGYIRKENPKI from the coding sequence ATGAAAAATATTGAAGCACTTAGAAATAGCCGCGAAGATATCCTTAATTGCCAAATCAAAGATGAAACAGGTTTAAATGACTTTCAAAAGACAGCTAATGAAGTTCATATCGCCATTCCAAAAGTTGGTATTGAAAGATTTCGCATCCCTCTAAATTTTGAGCACAGAGATGGAACTGTTAGATCAACAGATGCACAAGCGTCGATGTTCGTATTTCTTGAAGCACATAAGACAGGTGCAAACATGTCTCGCTTCTGTAATATTCTTCAAGCGGAAGGCTTAGAGAAAAATGTTAACAATGAATTCTTTGCGACAGTACTTAGAAGATACCGTACAGATCTTCGCGACTACGATACTGAACCACTAATTCCACAGGCCCACCTAACTCTAGACTTTAACTACCCTGTTAAACAACAGTCACTAAAGTCAGGAAACTGGGGATGGCAATACTATAAAGTATCAATGGAAGGTGTTGAAGGACGTGATGGTATTCCTCTAATCAACCTAACAATGGAATACGAATACTCATCAACTTGTCCATGTTCTCTTTCAATGTCGAAGCAGTACGAAGAACAGTATAGAAATGGAGAGACAACTGAAGGAAGTGGTATTGCTTCTGCTCACTCACAAAGATCTGTAGCGACGATTACTGTAACTTATAAGGCAGAGTCAAAGTTTCACTTAGAAGATTTAGTAGATCTAATGAGAATTGCTCTTCCAACTGAAACTCAGTCTCTTGTTAAGAGACTTGATGAGCAAGCATTTGCTATTCTCAATGGCGATAATCCAATGTTTGTTGAGCACTCAACAAGACGTATCTCAGAAGTTCTAAACTCAGCAGAAGAGATTCTAGACTGGCAAGCAAAGGTTGAGCACTTAGAAAGTCTTCACAGCCACAATGCTGTTGGTTATATCAGAAAAGAAAATCCAAAAATTTAA
- a CDS encoding AAA family ATPase: MNSPLLIIVSGLPATGKTTISKELAKEFSLPLIGKDIIKESLFNSLGVKDRAWSKELGKASYPILYSFIKAQLNANKSLLVESNFSNQFDTPILKDFISKYDARVLAIYCECDGSVLFERFKTRALSGKRHPGHQDHLNFDEFKDSLSKGKIEKLELDCKSLTVNTTNIDDLDLTEVKVEIKSLLS; this comes from the coding sequence ATGAATAGTCCTCTTCTCATTATCGTCTCAGGCTTACCTGCAACAGGAAAGACGACGATTTCAAAAGAACTCGCAAAAGAGTTCTCATTACCATTGATTGGAAAAGATATAATCAAAGAAAGCCTATTTAATAGCTTGGGAGTGAAGGATAGGGCCTGGTCAAAAGAACTTGGAAAAGCAAGTTACCCAATTTTATATTCTTTTATTAAAGCACAGCTTAATGCCAATAAAAGCTTGTTGGTAGAAAGTAATTTTTCGAATCAATTCGATACACCAATTTTAAAAGACTTTATCTCAAAGTATGATGCAAGGGTGCTTGCGATTTATTGTGAGTGTGATGGCTCCGTCTTATTTGAACGTTTTAAGACTAGGGCCTTGTCTGGGAAAAGACATCCAGGGCATCAAGATCACTTAAACTTCGATGAATTCAAAGACTCACTTTCAAAAGGTAAGATTGAAAAGTTAGAATTAGATTGTAAAAGCCTCACTGTTAATACGACTAATATTGATGATCTTGACTTAACTGAAGTGAAAGTAGAAATAAAATCTCTACTTTCTTAA
- the arsB gene encoding ACR3 family arsenite efflux transporter, with amino-acid sequence MGFFERYLSIWVTICIVAGIVLGKVLGTSITVLSEMNIATVNIPVAILVWLMIFPMMVQIDFNSIADVGKNPKGLSLTVIINWLIKPFTMAFFAWIFFSKIYAGFLSPELAQEYIAGAILLGAAPCTAMVFVWSYLTKGDPEYTLVQVAINDLILLVAFIPIVQFLLGVTSISIPYDTLISSVVIFVVIPLLAGYIANKVLINKFGMKWFSEVFMARLKPISIVALLTTLVLLFAFQGEKILANPLHIVLIAIPLTIQTYFIFFVSWGIGRKMCLPHNILSPGSMIGASNFFELAVAVAIALFGLNSGAALTTVVGVLIEVPVMLSLVKIANKWRY; translated from the coding sequence ATGGGATTTTTTGAGCGCTACTTAAGTATTTGGGTAACGATTTGTATCGTCGCAGGAATCGTTTTAGGAAAAGTTCTTGGAACATCGATCACAGTTCTAAGTGAGATGAATATTGCCACAGTTAATATCCCTGTTGCTATTCTTGTTTGGCTTATGATCTTTCCAATGATGGTACAAATTGATTTTAATTCCATTGCTGACGTTGGAAAGAATCCAAAAGGTCTAAGCCTTACGGTTATTATCAACTGGTTAATAAAACCTTTTACCATGGCCTTCTTTGCTTGGATTTTCTTTTCTAAAATCTATGCAGGTTTTTTATCACCAGAGCTCGCACAAGAGTATATTGCAGGAGCAATTCTCTTAGGTGCTGCACCATGTACCGCTATGGTCTTTGTTTGGTCTTACCTTACAAAGGGTGATCCAGAGTACACACTTGTTCAAGTGGCCATTAATGACTTAATTCTTTTAGTGGCCTTCATCCCTATCGTTCAATTCTTACTAGGTGTCACAAGTATTTCAATTCCATACGATACACTCATAAGTTCAGTCGTGATCTTTGTCGTGATTCCTCTACTTGCAGGTTATATCGCAAATAAAGTCTTAATCAATAAATTTGGTATGAAATGGTTTAGTGAAGTTTTCATGGCCAGACTTAAGCCAATTTCAATTGTGGCCCTTCTTACAACTCTTGTTCTACTCTTTGCTTTTCAAGGCGAGAAGATTTTAGCTAATCCACTTCACATTGTCCTGATAGCAATTCCTCTTACAATTCAGACTTACTTTATCTTCTTTGTAAGCTGGGGAATTGGCCGCAAGATGTGCTTACCACATAATATTTTATCACCAGGCTCTATGATTGGTGCCAGTAACTTTTTTGAACTTGCTGTGGCCGTTGCCATCGCCCTTTTTGGCCTTAATTCAGGAGCGGCCCTAACAACTGTTGTGGGGGTTCTTATTGAAGTTCCGGTTATGCTTAGTCTTGTTAAGATTGCAAATAAGTGGCGCTATTAA
- a CDS encoding arsenate reductase ArsC, whose translation MKKNILFLCTGNSCRSQMAEGWGKALKGDKYNFYSAGTKKHGLNPYAVAVMKEVGVDISNHESNTTDEIEAKMDIVITVCSDANENCPYFPGGKIIHIGFDDPPRLTKDFSDEEEILQVYRRVRDEIKSMIINLEERI comes from the coding sequence ATGAAGAAGAATATCCTCTTTCTATGTACAGGAAACTCGTGTCGCTCGCAAATGGCCGAAGGCTGGGGTAAGGCCCTAAAAGGCGACAAGTATAACTTCTACTCTGCTGGCACAAAGAAGCATGGGCTTAATCCTTATGCCGTGGCCGTTATGAAAGAAGTTGGTGTCGATATCTCAAATCACGAATCAAATACAACGGACGAAATTGAAGCAAAGATGGATATTGTCATCACAGTTTGTAGTGACGCCAATGAGAACTGTCCCTACTTTCCTGGAGGTAAGATCATTCATATTGGTTTCGATGATCCTCCTCGTCTCACTAAAGACTTTAGCGATGAAGAAGAAATACTTCAGGTTTATCGCCGAGTAAGAGATGAAATTAAATCGATGATAATAAATTTAGAAGAGAGAATATAA
- a CDS encoding dihydroorotase — MNIREFDLIIKNGTLHSSQKSWQEDIGIKDGKIVKLAKFNDSDLKSAAEVIDAQGLDILPGLIDSQVHFREPGLTHKEDIAHGSKAAVLGGICTFFEMPNTKPATTTIEATQVKVDIAKETSYANFGFFIGASGKNLDELVKSQDMVGCSGVKIFLGSSTGDLLLYDTDKLVEIFKTLDCHISVHSESEERLHANVAIRDNANGDVHAHYKWRDAQTALESTKMIIEVAKKAGRKVHILHLTTKDEIEFLKDQKEHCTIEVTPQHLTLFAPDIYDKIGTLAQMNPPIRTKDHTDGLWEGLKSGVIDVFGSDHAPHTLEEKAQPYPASPSGMPGVQTMLPVMLTHVEAGRLTLEDIVKYLAENPAKLFKLNKGFIQEGMDGDLTILDMNKRFTIRNEDQASKVGWTPFDGMEVKGCPTYTIVSGQVAMEHGKAIKVQAQPIVRTK, encoded by the coding sequence ATGAATATCCGTGAATTCGACCTAATCATCAAAAACGGCACTCTACACTCTTCACAAAAAAGCTGGCAAGAAGATATCGGAATAAAGGACGGTAAGATAGTAAAATTAGCTAAATTTAATGATTCTGATCTAAAAAGCGCTGCCGAAGTTATTGACGCACAGGGACTCGATATTCTTCCAGGACTTATCGATTCACAAGTCCACTTCCGCGAGCCAGGTCTAACACATAAAGAAGATATCGCTCATGGCTCAAAGGCCGCCGTTCTTGGTGGAATTTGTACTTTCTTTGAAATGCCAAATACAAAACCTGCAACAACAACTATTGAGGCAACCCAAGTTAAAGTTGATATTGCAAAAGAAACTTCATATGCAAATTTTGGCTTCTTCATTGGAGCAAGTGGAAAGAATCTCGACGAGCTTGTAAAGTCACAGGATATGGTTGGATGCTCAGGAGTAAAAATCTTTCTAGGTAGCTCAACAGGCGACCTTCTCCTTTATGATACTGACAAACTAGTTGAAATCTTCAAGACTTTAGACTGCCATATTTCAGTTCATAGTGAGAGTGAGGAAAGGCTTCATGCCAATGTTGCCATCCGTGATAATGCAAATGGAGACGTTCACGCTCATTATAAGTGGCGTGATGCTCAGACGGCCCTTGAATCGACAAAGATGATTATCGAAGTTGCAAAGAAAGCAGGACGTAAGGTTCACATCCTTCACTTAACAACAAAAGATGAAATTGAATTTTTAAAGGATCAAAAAGAGCATTGTACAATTGAGGTCACTCCTCAACACTTAACTCTCTTTGCTCCAGATATCTATGACAAGATCGGAACTCTTGCGCAGATGAATCCACCAATTCGCACAAAGGATCACACAGATGGACTTTGGGAAGGACTTAAAAGTGGTGTGATTGATGTTTTTGGAAGTGATCACGCTCCTCACACTCTAGAAGAAAAAGCTCAACCCTACCCAGCTTCTCCTTCGGGAATGCCTGGTGTGCAAACAATGCTTCCAGTAATGCTTACTCACGTTGAAGCTGGACGACTAACTCTAGAAGATATTGTTAAGTATTTAGCAGAGAATCCGGCCAAACTTTTCAAGCTTAACAAAGGCTTTATTCAAGAAGGAATGGATGGTGATCTGACAATCCTTGATATGAACAAGCGCTTTACTATCAGAAACGAAGACCAGGCATCTAAAGTCGGTTGGACTCCTTTTGATGGAATGGAAGTAAAAGGATGCCCTACTTATACAATCGTTAGCGGACAAGTTGCTATGGAGCATGGAAAGGCCATTAAAGTTCAGGCCCAGCCGATTGTAAGGACAAAGTAA
- the cysS gene encoding cysteine--tRNA ligase: MSLVVYNTLTKKKETFTPLEEGKVKLYLCGPTVYGPLHIGNFRGPIFFNFARNWMEHIGYDVNFVYNYTDVDDKIINKANEEGVDSLEISERYIKYFQEDFGRLGLRPHTHNPKVTDYIPEIIEYVQGIIDNGMAYVVDGEVFYETTKLESYGELSGVNLEELNSGERVEVDERKKDPKDFVLWKPAKPGEPSWDSPWGKGRPGWHIECSAMIKSILGKSIDIHGGGIDLIFPHHENEIAQGVGCNSCKYVNYWMHNNFINMSGEKMSKSLGNIITARAFMDEYHPEILKYIMLSTHYRSMLDVTDEKIDQAFGGAIRVYRALQVAKHAATFEANESAKVNKKLAEDLKRLDAKIEKACNDDFNTSEMMSAVYEAVKTFNTLNLEKKAKDVNSAPTAIAFSQWIAKYGKMSALFAMDPEIFLNEIKEVQIRRKGIALDKVNELLAKRADARAAKDWDAADAARDELNALGIDFQESGDEVTWSVRV; the protein is encoded by the coding sequence GTGTCACTAGTAGTTTACAATACTTTAACAAAGAAGAAAGAAACTTTTACGCCATTAGAAGAAGGCAAAGTTAAGCTTTATCTTTGTGGACCAACTGTTTATGGACCGCTTCATATTGGAAACTTTCGTGGGCCTATCTTTTTTAACTTCGCAAGAAATTGGATGGAGCATATCGGTTACGATGTGAACTTCGTTTATAATTACACTGACGTTGATGATAAAATTATTAATAAAGCAAATGAGGAAGGTGTTGATTCCCTTGAAATCTCAGAGCGCTATATTAAATACTTTCAAGAAGACTTTGGGCGCCTAGGACTTCGTCCTCATACGCATAATCCAAAAGTAACGGATTATATTCCTGAAATTATTGAATACGTTCAAGGTATCATCGATAATGGCATGGCCTATGTTGTGGACGGAGAAGTTTTCTACGAAACAACAAAGCTTGAATCATATGGTGAGCTTTCAGGTGTAAATCTAGAGGAACTCAACTCGGGAGAGCGAGTCGAAGTTGATGAGCGCAAAAAAGATCCTAAGGACTTTGTTCTTTGGAAGCCTGCTAAACCAGGTGAGCCGTCTTGGGATTCTCCATGGGGTAAGGGGCGTCCAGGTTGGCACATTGAATGTTCGGCGATGATCAAGTCGATTCTTGGAAAATCTATTGATATCCACGGCGGTGGAATTGATTTAATTTTCCCACATCATGAAAACGAAATAGCTCAAGGTGTAGGATGTAATTCTTGTAAATACGTAAACTATTGGATGCATAATAACTTCATCAATATGAGTGGAGAGAAGATGAGTAAGTCCCTTGGCAATATCATCACTGCTCGCGCTTTCATGGATGAGTATCATCCAGAAATTTTAAAATATATTATGCTTTCAACTCACTACCGTTCAATGCTTGATGTGACTGATGAAAAAATTGATCAGGCTTTTGGTGGTGCAATTCGTGTTTACCGCGCACTTCAAGTGGCCAAACATGCAGCTACTTTTGAAGCTAATGAAAGTGCAAAAGTTAATAAGAAACTTGCAGAAGACCTAAAGCGTTTAGATGCAAAGATTGAGAAAGCATGTAATGACGATTTCAATACAAGTGAGATGATGTCTGCGGTTTATGAAGCAGTTAAAACTTTCAATACATTAAATCTTGAAAAGAAAGCAAAGGATGTAAACTCTGCACCTACTGCAATTGCATTTTCACAGTGGATTGCAAAGTATGGAAAGATGAGTGCTCTTTTTGCAATGGATCCTGAGATATTCTTAAATGAAATTAAGGAAGTTCAAATCAGAAGAAAGGGGATTGCCCTTGATAAAGTTAATGAGCTTCTGGCAAAGCGAGCGGATGCACGTGCTGCTAAGGATTGGGATGCAGCAGATGCGGCCCGTGACGAATTAAACGCTTTAGGAATTGATTTCCAAGAAAGTGGTGATGAAGTGACGTGGTCTGTTCGTGTCTAA
- a CDS encoding patatin-like phospholipase family protein — MKRFILLLSFLFCFQPFAKRVNTALVVSGGVSLGSYEGGFLSYLTEFEKLNYQVQRTPQIYAGASAGSMNALITFLEAGRVHGGEYIVKDSLFWRLWVPLGIDRLADNKQMSMTNFLSKKPIQSMYKDARQIWNEGLRADIDIVFGITLTQKKPEIIEVYKGGRKFPQMLNEAIFRIRGQGEGKPPIIENYPIATNSTRQIYLPFTKNQNDNLTKLLQVIEASGAFPLAFKPVDIEYCKYEDFKSKKKCPLSSITKRTFIDGGMFNNIPLTIVNKVSRHKVAKDNLLLIIDPSDEHLLYETREFQENGKEVAKYVLDIFDSFIGTARSRETIAFYESPSFSNSMSSTVSLPLASSPMYAFFGFFEEDFRRFDFLVGYADSKKFTSDYIAKNHLGRKFKMPKRIQFDQDEACIVEVVERKDFNHICLEGLNKNLKTILKISVAKVIENCEQELELKLCHRTESFKKSRLYENRYGEFRFKEKENITQYTLRKLKDEDFLFNELHKTEKRINRSDAPYLVINKLHTSIESYTDKLNATEKFVAKLGSKAYLDSIYYIPYESYFSIDLGTLAEISYTRAIDDFSRSIKSWRWGVGLMLNSVMDFQESKDDDNVFIPNIGIEKTMLSWSDESLQISLGVRGGYMFSSTDKYGSVECSSFRANFKSCSGVYGQFYPLFTLYEKVRIKPFVHYIHATENKEIGTGLELGLNL; from the coding sequence ATGAAACGTTTTATCCTACTATTGAGCTTCCTCTTTTGTTTTCAACCTTTCGCAAAACGAGTCAATACGGCCCTTGTTGTAAGTGGTGGTGTTTCACTAGGCTCTTATGAGGGCGGATTCTTAAGTTATCTAACTGAATTTGAAAAATTAAATTATCAAGTACAGCGTACGCCACAAATTTATGCTGGAGCATCTGCTGGTAGTATGAACGCTTTGATTACTTTTCTTGAAGCCGGAAGAGTTCACGGTGGAGAGTATATTGTAAAGGACTCACTCTTTTGGCGACTTTGGGTGCCTTTAGGAATTGATCGACTAGCGGATAATAAGCAAATGTCCATGACTAACTTTTTATCTAAAAAGCCGATTCAATCAATGTATAAAGATGCACGCCAAATCTGGAATGAAGGCTTACGAGCTGATATCGATATTGTTTTTGGAATCACTCTTACTCAAAAGAAGCCTGAGATTATTGAAGTATACAAAGGTGGAAGAAAATTTCCTCAAATGCTAAATGAGGCCATTTTTAGAATTCGTGGTCAAGGTGAGGGGAAGCCTCCTATCATCGAAAACTATCCAATTGCCACAAATTCGACGAGACAAATCTACTTACCATTCACTAAGAATCAAAATGATAACTTAACAAAACTCTTACAGGTAATCGAGGCTTCTGGAGCCTTTCCTTTGGCCTTTAAACCGGTTGATATTGAGTATTGTAAGTACGAGGACTTTAAATCGAAGAAAAAGTGTCCATTGAGTTCAATTACAAAAAGAACATTTATCGATGGTGGGATGTTTAATAATATTCCATTAACAATCGTTAATAAGGTATCTAGGCACAAAGTCGCTAAGGATAATTTGCTTTTAATTATTGATCCAAGCGATGAACACTTACTTTATGAAACTCGTGAGTTTCAAGAGAATGGAAAGGAAGTCGCAAAGTATGTTCTTGATATTTTTGATAGCTTTATAGGAACGGCCCGTTCTCGTGAAACAATTGCTTTTTATGAGTCTCCTAGTTTTTCTAATTCTATGAGCTCAACTGTATCACTGCCTCTGGCCTCTTCTCCGATGTATGCCTTCTTTGGTTTCTTTGAAGAAGATTTTAGACGTTTTGATTTCTTAGTTGGTTATGCGGATTCTAAAAAGTTTACTAGTGACTATATTGCAAAGAATCACTTGGGACGAAAATTTAAGATGCCTAAAAGAATCCAATTTGATCAAGATGAAGCTTGTATTGTTGAAGTTGTTGAAAGAAAGGACTTTAATCATATCTGTCTTGAAGGACTTAATAAGAATTTAAAGACAATTTTAAAAATCTCTGTAGCAAAGGTTATTGAAAACTGTGAGCAAGAGCTAGAGCTAAAATTGTGTCATCGAACGGAATCATTTAAAAAGAGTCGTTTATATGAAAATCGATATGGGGAATTTAGATTCAAAGAAAAAGAAAATATAACTCAATACACACTTAGAAAACTAAAGGATGAAGACTTTCTCTTTAATGAGCTTCATAAAACAGAGAAGAGAATAAATCGAAGTGATGCGCCATATTTGGTTATAAACAAACTACATACATCTATTGAGTCTTATACTGATAAACTCAACGCTACCGAAAAATTTGTCGCAAAATTAGGTTCAAAAGCCTATCTTGATTCTATTTACTACATTCCTTATGAGTCGTACTTCTCAATTGATTTAGGAACTCTTGCAGAAATTTCGTACACTCGTGCAATTGACGACTTTTCAAGATCGATAAAGAGTTGGCGCTGGGGTGTTGGATTGATGCTAAATTCTGTTATGGACTTTCAAGAATCTAAAGATGATGACAATGTTTTTATTCCTAATATTGGAATTGAAAAGACAATGCTTAGCTGGTCTGATGAGAGTTTACAAATAAGCCTAGGTGTACGAGGAGGCTATATGTTTTCTAGTACCGATAAGTATGGCTCTGTCGAATGTAGTAGCTTCCGTGCAAATTTTAAATCTTGCTCTGGAGTTTATGGCCAATTCTATCCACTTTTTACCTTATATGAAAAAGTACGTATTAAGCCATTTGTTCACTACATTCATGCAACAGAAAATAAAGAAATTGGTACTGGTTTAGAACTTGGGCTTAACCTTTAG
- the lgt gene encoding prolipoprotein diacylglyceryl transferase: MITWNVDPEIFRIGPIAVRYYSLMFIVGFFIGERYCRRYLIKEKNFTKDEVSSLLNYMIVGCVVGARLGHCLFYEPGYYLSNPLEILYVWKGGLASHGGFLGVIVSIYAFKKRVKDVPLMWLLDLVAAPALMTGGFIRLGNLMNSEIFGHPTNLPWAFKFVRADNIARHPTQLYEALGFFAVSGLVYYLYSKFHNKWQSGRFLGIIFIGGFAWRFFVEFFKENQVAFEQGMALNMGQILSIPLIIVGIILVLYKPVTKG; this comes from the coding sequence ATGATTACATGGAATGTTGATCCAGAAATATTTAGAATCGGACCTATTGCCGTTCGTTATTACTCACTAATGTTTATCGTTGGTTTCTTTATTGGTGAGCGCTATTGTCGCCGCTACCTAATCAAAGAAAAAAACTTTACTAAAGACGAAGTGAGCTCATTATTAAACTATATGATTGTAGGTTGTGTCGTTGGTGCACGTCTAGGTCATTGTCTCTTCTATGAGCCAGGTTATTACTTAAGTAATCCCCTTGAGATTCTCTATGTATGGAAAGGTGGACTTGCAAGTCACGGTGGATTCCTTGGTGTTATCGTTTCAATATACGCCTTTAAGAAAAGAGTTAAAGATGTCCCACTGATGTGGCTTCTTGATCTTGTTGCAGCACCGGCCCTTATGACAGGTGGATTTATTAGACTTGGAAACCTAATGAATTCTGAGATCTTTGGTCATCCTACAAATCTTCCATGGGCGTTTAAATTTGTTCGTGCAGATAATATTGCTCGCCACCCTACTCAGCTCTACGAAGCACTTGGCTTCTTTGCAGTTTCAGGACTTGTTTACTACCTCTATTCAAAATTTCACAATAAGTGGCAATCTGGACGCTTTTTAGGAATTATCTTTATTGGTGGTTTTGCATGGCGATTCTTTGTGGAATTCTTTAAAGAAAACCAAGTGGCATTTGAACAAGGTATGGCCCTAAATATGGGACAAATTCTAAGTATCCCACTTATTATCGTTGGTATTATCTTAGTTCTTTATAAACCTGTTACTAAAGGTTAA
- the priA gene encoding primosomal protein N', whose protein sequence is MQDVNTLNAQHYCQVAVDYPKLPSVLTYKTLGEEIPVGTLVEVPLGRRKAKGVVVPFTITQKELEETITKYKLRPINEVLAPEFSLSQSEMKLYDWMSRYYHYNLGQLAWDCLPKILKRPREVETQFGDNQDFEHELSPLQKPIYESINAKLDNGFDRFLVHGVTGSGKTLIYLHLIKNVLKKGKSVLFLLPEINLTPQFMETFKKYLNCPILPYHSGVTPSHKNAIWKFLKKSDRPVLLMGVRSSVFLPVENLGLVIVDEEHDSSFKQTDRCPYNGRDVAIKKAQLFNAPVVLGSATPSLENYFTFSKLKPENYFSLEKRVAGGFPEIELLDSRSHGAKKDMDALSIWPFEKKSLDMISEALDRDEQVLVFVNRLGFSNYLQCRGCGYKFEDPNTGVPLRYFKNKNILSSSHSDYQIPRPEICPECGNMNLLQKGFGTERLQEVLQEFYPTKKIERFDRDEITNLDKLEDKLERFHKGDIDIFVGTQMLSKGHNFKKVNLVLILGTDSMLNFPDFRAMEKAYQMIVQILGRAGRYSNHAKVAIQTMLPDNTMFDFIKSHSFSGFYDFELTTREFGLFPPYTKMANIHVSGRDRDKIIGNLSSEIQKLRGLMDQLGIDGQVWGPTPAMIERRANMFTWSMSLMCKNGGELNQVLQIFRAQNKIDYSFSVKIDVDPMDT, encoded by the coding sequence ATGCAAGACGTTAATACACTAAACGCTCAACATTATTGCCAAGTCGCGGTTGATTATCCAAAACTACCAAGTGTTCTTACTTATAAGACGTTAGGAGAGGAGATTCCTGTTGGTACCCTTGTGGAAGTCCCTCTTGGTAGAAGGAAGGCTAAAGGTGTTGTCGTACCATTTACAATTACGCAAAAAGAATTAGAAGAAACGATTACTAAGTATAAGCTTAGGCCAATCAACGAAGTTCTCGCGCCAGAGTTTTCATTATCACAAAGTGAGATGAAGCTCTACGATTGGATGTCTCGTTACTATCACTACAATCTTGGGCAACTTGCTTGGGACTGCTTGCCAAAAATTTTAAAACGTCCTCGCGAAGTTGAAACTCAATTTGGTGATAACCAAGATTTTGAACATGAACTATCTCCGCTACAAAAGCCCATATATGAAAGTATCAATGCTAAGCTTGATAATGGATTTGATCGCTTTCTCGTTCATGGTGTTACAGGATCAGGAAAAACATTAATTTATCTTCACTTGATAAAGAATGTATTAAAGAAGGGAAAGAGTGTACTTTTCTTGCTACCTGAAATTAACTTAACGCCTCAGTTTATGGAGACGTTTAAAAAATATTTGAATTGTCCAATTCTTCCGTATCACTCGGGTGTAACACCTTCTCACAAGAATGCTATTTGGAAGTTTTTAAAGAAATCTGATCGACCAGTTCTTTTAATGGGAGTGCGCTCTAGTGTTTTCTTGCCTGTTGAAAACCTAGGCCTTGTGATCGTTGACGAAGAACATGATAGCTCATTTAAGCAAACAGATCGTTGTCCTTATAATGGGCGCGATGTTGCCATTAAGAAAGCACAGCTATTCAATGCACCTGTCGTTCTTGGTAGTGCGACGCCTTCATTAGAAAATTACTTCACTTTTTCAAAGCTTAAACCAGAGAATTACTTTTCATTGGAAAAGAGAGTTGCCGGCGGCTTTCCGGAGATTGAATTATTAGACTCTCGCTCTCATGGTGCTAAGAAAGATATGGATGCCTTATCGATTTGGCCATTTGAAAAGAAGTCTTTAGATATGATTAGTGAAGCTTTAGATAGAGACGAGCAAGTTCTCGTTTTTGTAAATCGCCTAGGTTTTTCAAATTATCTTCAGTGTCGAGGTTGTGGTTATAAATTCGAAGATCCTAATACTGGTGTACCACTAAGGTATTTTAAAAATAAAAATATTCTTTCAAGCTCTCATTCAGACTATCAAATTCCAAGACCAGAAATTTGTCCTGAATGTGGAAATATGAATCTGCTACAAAAGGGATTCGGTACAGAAAGACTGCAAGAAGTTTTACAAGAGTTTTATCCTACTAAGAAGATTGAGCGCTTTGATCGCGATGAGATCACAAATCTTGATAAGCTAGAAGATAAGCTTGAGCGTTTCCATAAAGGTGATATTGATATCTTTGTGGGAACACAAATGCTTTCTAAAGGTCACAACTTTAAAAAAGTTAATCTCGTTTTAATTTTAGGAACTGATTCAATGCTAAACTTCCCTGACTTTAGGGCCATGGAAAAAGCTTACCAAATGATTGTTCAAATTTTAGGACGAGCAGGGCGATATTCAAATCACGCTAAGGTTGCAATTCAAACGATGCTTCCAGATAATACAATGTTCGATTTTATCAAATCACATAGTTTTTCTGGTTTTTATGATTTCGAATTAACAACGCGTGAGTTTGGTCTATTTCCTCCTTATACAAAGATGGCAAATATTCACGTCTCTGGTAGAGATCGCGACAAAATAATTGGCAATCTCTCAAGTGAAATTCAAAAGCTTCGTGGGCTAATGGATCAGTTGGGAATCGATGGCCAAGTATGGGGTCCTACTCCTGCTATGATTGAAAGGCGTGCGAATATGTTCACATGGAGCATGTCTTTAATGTGTAAGAATGGGGGCGAGCTCAATCAAGTATTGCAGATTTTTCGCGCTCAAAATAAGATCGACTATTCTTTCTCTGTAAAAATCGATGTCGATCCAATGGATACTTAA